Proteins from a genomic interval of Acinonyx jubatus isolate Ajub_Pintada_27869175 chromosome B4, VMU_Ajub_asm_v1.0, whole genome shotgun sequence:
- the FRS2 gene encoding fibroblast growth factor receptor substrate 2: protein MGSCCSCPDKDTVPDNHRNKFKVINVDDDGNELGSGIMELTDTELILYTRKRDSVKWHYLCLRRYGYDSNLFSFESGRRCQTGQGIFAFKCARAEELFNMLQEIMQNNSINVVEEPVVERNNHQTELEVPRTPRTPTTPGFAAQNLPNGYPRYPSFGDASSHPSSRHPSVGSARLPSVGEESTHPLLVAEEQVHTYVNTTGVQEERKHRTSVHVPLEARISNAESNTPKEEPSSIEDRDPQILLEPEGVKFVLGPTPVQKQLMEKEKLEQLGRDQVGGSGANSTEWDTGYDSDERREAPSVNKLVYENINGLSIPSASGVRRGRLTSSSTSDTQNINNSAQRRTALLNYENLPSLPPVWEARKLSRDEDDNLGPKTPSLNGYHNNLDPMHNYVNTENVTVPASAHKIEFSRRRDCTPTVFNFDIRRPSLEHRQLNYIQVDLEGGSDSDNPQTPKTPTTPLPQTPTRRTELYAVIDIERTAAMSSLQKALPRDDGTSRKTRHNSTDLPM, encoded by the exons ATGGGTAGCTGTTGTAGCTGTCCAGATAAAGACACTGTCCCAGATAACCATCGGAACAAGTTTAAG gtcATTAATGTGGATGATGATGGGAATGAGTTAGGTTCTGGCATTATGGAACTTACAGACACAGAACTGATTTTATACACTCGCAAACGTGATTCAGTAAAATGGCACTACCTCTGCCTGCGGCGCTATGGCTATGAttcaaatctcttttcttttgaaagtggTCGAAGGTGTCAAACTGGACAAG GAATCTTCGCCTTTAAGTGTGCTCGTGCAGAAGAATTATTTAACATGTTGCAAGAGATTATGCAAAATAATAGTATAAATGTGGTGGAAGAGCCAGTTGTAGAAAGGAATAATCATCAGACAGAGTTGGAAGTCCCCAGAACACCTCGAACACCTACAA CTCCAGGGTTTGCTGCTCAGAATTTACCTAATGGATATCCCCGATATCCTTCATTTGGAGATGCTTCCTCGCATCCTTCAAGCAGACATCCTTCTGTGGGAAGTGCACGCCTGCCTTCAGTGGGTGAAGAATCTACTCATCCTTTGCTTGTGGCTGAGGAGCAA GTCCATACCTATGTCAACACCACAGGAGTGCAGGAAGAGCGGAAACACCGCACAAGCGTGCACGTCCCATTGGAGGCGAGGATCTCTAATGCTGAAAGCAACACACCAAAAGAAGAACCAAGTAGTATTGAGGACAGGGACCCTCAGATTCTTCTCGAACCTGAAGGAGTCAAATTTGTCTTAGGACCGACCCCTGTTCAAAAGCAGttaatggaaaaagagaaactgGAGCAACTTGGAAGAGACCAAGTCGGTGGGAGTGGTGCAAACAGCACGGAATGGGACACTGGGTATGACAGCGATGAGCGCAGAGAGGCACCCTCTGTGAACAAACTGGTGTATGAGAATATAAATGGGTTATCTATCCCTAGTGCCTCAGGGGTCAGGAGAGGTCGTCTGACATCTAGCAGTACCTCAGATACCCAGAATATCAACAACTCAGCTCAGAGAAGAACTGCATTATTAAACTATGAAAATTTACCATCTTTGCCTCCTGTTTGGGAAGCCCGCAAGCTAAGTAGGGATGAAGATGACAATTTAGGACCAAAGACCCCATCTCTAAATGGCTACCATAATAATCTAGATCCAATGCATAACtatgtaaatacagagaatgtAACAGTGCCGGCAAGTGCTCACAAAATAGAGTTTTCCAGGCGTCGGGACTGTACGCCGACAGTCTTTAACTTTGATATCAGGCGCCCAAGTTTAGAACACAGGCAGCTCAATTACATACAGGTCGACTTGGAAGGCGGCAGTGACTCTGACAACCCTCAGACTCCAAAAACGCCTACCACTCCCCTTCCACAGACCCCTACCAGGCGCACAGAGCTGTATGCTGTGATCGACATCGAGAGAACTGCTGCTATGTCAAGTTTGCAGAAAGCACTGCCACGAGACGATGGCACATCTAGGAAGACTAGACATAATAGTACTGATCTGCCCATGTGA
- the CCT2 gene encoding T-complex protein 1 subunit beta, which produces MASLSLAPVNIFKAGADEERAETARLSSFIGAIAIGDLVKSTLGPKGMDKILLSSGRDASLMVTNDGATILKNIGVDNPAAKVLVDMSRVQDDEVGDGTTSVTVLAAELLREAESLIAKKIHPQTIIAGWREATKAARQALLNSAVDHGSDEVKFRQDLMNIAGTTLSSKLLTHHKDHFTQLAVEAVLRLKGSGNLEAIHVIKKLGGSLADSYLDEGFLLDKKIGVNQPKRIENAKILIANTGMDTDKIKIFGSRVRVDSTAKVAEIEHAEKEKMKEKVERILKHGINCFINRQLIYNYPEQLFGAAGVMAIEHADFAGVERLALVTGGEIASTFDHPELVKLGSCKLIEEVMIGEDKLIHFSGVALGEACTIVLRGATQQILDEAERSLHDALCVLAQTVKDSRTVYGGGCSEMLMAHAVTQLASRTPGKEAVAMESYAKALRMLPTIIADNAGYDSADLVAQLRAAHSEGNTTAGLDMKEGTIGDMAALGITESFQVKRQVLLSAAEAAEVILRVDNIIKAAPRKRVPDHHPC; this is translated from the exons ATG gcGTCCCTTTCCCTCGCACCTGTTAACATCTTCAAGGCTGGAGCTGATGAAGAGAGAGCAGAGACCGCTCGGCTG TCCTCTTTTATTGGTGCCATCGCTATTGGAGACTTGGTAAAGAGCACCTTGGGACCTAAGGGCATG gATAAAATTCTACTAAGCAGTGGACGAGATGCCTCTCTCATGGTAACCAATGATGGTGCAACTATTCTAAAAAACATTGGTGTGGACAACCCAGCAGCTAAAGTTTTAGTTG ATATGTCAAGGGTTCAAGATGATGAAGTTGGTGATGGCACTACCTCTGTTACTGTGTTAGCAGCAGAATTGCTAAGG GAAGCAGAATCTTTAATTGCAAAAAAGATTCACCCACAGACCATCATTGCTGGTTGGAGAGAAGCCACAAAGGCGGCAAGACAGGCTCTGTTGAATTCTGCAGTTGATCATGG ttctgACGAAGTTAAGTTCCGTCAGGATTTAATGAACATTGCAGGAACAACATTATCCTCAAAACTTCTTACTCATCACAAAGACCACTTTACTCAGTTAGCTGTAGAAGCTGTTCTCAGACTGAAAGGCTCTGGTAATTTGGAGGCAATTCATGTCATCAAGAAGCTAGGAGGAAGTCTGGCAGATTCCTATTTAGATGAAG GCTTTCTGTTGGATAAAAAAATTGGAGTAAATCAACCAAAGCGAATTGAAAATGCTAAAATTCTTATTGCAAACACGGGTATGGATACAGATAAAATAAAG atATTTGGTTCCAGGGTAAGAGTTGATTCTACAGCAAAAGTGGCTGAAATAGAACacgcagaaaaggaaaaaatgaaggagaaagttGAACGTATTCTTAAGCATGGGATAAATTGCTTTATTAACAG gcAGTTAATTTATAATTATCCTGAACAGCTCTTTGGTGCTGCTGGTGTTATGGCTATTGAACATGCAGATTTTGCGGGTGTGGAACGCTTAGCTCTTGTCACAG GTGGTGAAATTGCTTCTACCTTTGACCACCCAGAACTAGTGAAGCTTGGAAGTTGCAAGCTTATTGAGGAAGTCATGATTGGAGAAGACAAACTGATCCACTTTTCTGGGGTAGCACTTG GTGAAGCTTGTACCATTGTTCTGCGTGGTGCCACTCAACAAATTTTAGATGAAGCAGAAAGATCTTTGCATGATGCTCTCTGTGTTCTTGCCCAAACTGTGAAGGATTCTAGAACAGTTTATGGAGGAG GCTGTTCTGAGATGCTGATGGCTCATGCTGTGACACAGCTTGCCAGTAGAACACCAGGCAAAGAAGCTGTTGCAATGGAGTCTTATGCTAAAGCACTGAGAATG TTGCCAACTATCATCGCCGATAACGCAGGCTATGACAGTGCAGATCTGGTGGCGCAGCTCCGAGCTGCCCATAGTGAAGGCAATACAACTGCTGGACTGG ATATGAAGGAAGGTACCATTGGAGATATGGCAGCACTGGGTATAACAGAAAGTTTCCAAGTAAAGCGACAAGTTCTTTTGAGTGCAGCTGAAGCAGCAGAGGTGATTCTGCGTGTGGACAACATTATCAAAGCAGCACCAAG GAAACGTGTCCCTGATCACCACCCCTGTTAA